A region from the Brassica napus cultivar Da-Ae chromosome C8, Da-Ae, whole genome shotgun sequence genome encodes:
- the LOC106421599 gene encoding transcription initiation factor TFIID subunit 1-like isoform X3, which translates to MEDGMVILQFSEIFAIHEPPQKRDKRENRYASYNRDKYKSMDISELVEDDEEILLKSHGGIDADANQADLIQLDIPFPMSEGLQLVKSGTIGGITPESREFSKLGRDSCIMGELLKPDVIEDDSSLCQSQLSMEVFPLYQHEWEHQILWENSPETSDNSGDSFESRLESLGMLVQGTNSETEQESLNVMTSREQAQAEKNMLVSFSANLLESFGSRGSHSGSESTNNRRHHPQLLRLESKSDEDHLSENDITGLENMKRPESKSRFSKLALQERDMGDEAWLDRIIWESDKELSRSQLIFDLQDEQMVFEILDNEETKNLQLHAGAMIVSRSSKFNDESLQEGCESNSGWQFNISNDKFYMNGKSSQQLQANTNKSGVHSLRVFHSAPAIKLQTMKNRLSNKDIANFHRPKAVWYPHDNELAIKQQGKLPSRGGSMKIVIKSLGGKGSKLHVGIEESVSSLKAKASKKLDFKETEAVKMFYMGKELEDENSLAVQNVQPNSLVHLVRTKVHLWPLAQKLPGENKALRPPGAFKRKADLSTKDGHVFLLEYCEERPLMLSNAGMGANLCTYYQKSSSEDQRGNLLRNQSDTLGNVMILEPGDKSPFLGEIQPGCCQSSVETNMYKAPVFPHRLQSTDYLLVRSPKGKLSLRRIDKIAVVGQQEPRMEVMSPGSKNLQTYLVNRMLVYVYREFMKSHSIAADELSFLFSNLTDAVVRRNMKLCAGLKRDKNGQPCWYKRPDFQVPPENELKKLVAPEHVCSYESMLAGLYRLKHLGITRFTLPASISAALTQLPDEAIALAAASHIERELQITPWNLSSNFVACTNQDRANIERLEITGVGDPSGRGLGFSFVKAAPKAPAAAGHMKKKAAAGRGAPTVTGTDADLRRLSMEAAREVLIKFNVPDEIIAKQTRWHRIAMIRKLSSEQAASGVKVDPTTIGKYARGQRMSFLQMQQQAREKCQEIWDKQLSSLSAYDGDENESENEANSDLDSFAGDLENLLDAEEGGEGEESNMSKNDKLDGVKGLKMRRRPSQVETDEEIEDEATEYAELCRLLMQDEDQKKKKKKIKAVGEGMGSFPPPRPSIGFQIAEPVRKATFIDENPIATQPDASFLVNESTIRDTRNWQVDSPIIKTPKGKQVKDNGNSLGPLKKVKILNENLKVFKEKKSARENFVCGACGQYGHMRTNKHCPRYRENTDPQPEGVDMEKSVGKPSTSELSGQAKIKPIKSTKAAPKSAIKVTVDATPKGDSSTYKTGGLPLKFRYGIPAGAMSDTPGLEAPGSSEQAAVSDIDTGTKTTSKISKLKISSKAKPKESNVESDRPLPTYSRERGESESHKPCVSGNQAASSRHTISILQPSSSMDRDQAESRRPHLVIRPPTEREQPQKKLVIKRSKEITDHDMSSLEESPRFESRKTKRMAELTGFQRQQSFRVAENSLERRPKEDRVWWEEEEISRRRDYDDMNVTEEPNEIAEIRRYEEVLRSEREEEERQKAKNKKKKKKMQPELVEGYLEDYPPRRNNNDRRGRNVRSRYVSDFEVNGADYAPQPKRRKKGEVGLANILETIVDTLRLKEEVSGLFLKPVSKKDAPDYFDIVKRPMDLSTIRDKVRKIEYRNREQFRHDVWQIQLNAHLYNNNGRNPGIPPLADQLLEICDYLLEDYGDQLAEAEKGIDR; encoded by the exons ATGGAAGATGGTATGGTCATATTACAATTCTCCGAGATATTTGCTATCCATGAGCCACCACAGAAACGGGACAAGAGAGAAAATAGATATGCTTCGTATAATAGAG ATAAATACAAATCAATGGATATCTCTGAGCttgttgaagatgatgaggagatACTCCTGAAGAGCCATGGTGGGATCGATGCTGATGCAAACCAAGCTGATTTGATTCAGCTAGATATTCCCTTTCCAATGAGCGAGGGCTTACAGCTGGTAAAATCTGGCACAATTGGAGGTATCACACCTGAATCAAGAGAATTCTCCAAGCTAGGAAGGGATTCATGTATCATGGGTGAACTGTTAAAGCCGGACGTAATAGAAGACGATTCCTCTCTGTGCCAGTCTCAGTTATCAATGGAAGTTTTTCCTCTCTACCAGCATGAGTGGGAACATCAAATTCTTTGGGAAAATTCTCCTGAAACTAGTGATAATTCTGGGGATAGCTTCGAATCTAGACTTGAGTCACTGGGTATGCTGGTTCAAGGAACAAATTCAGAGACTGAACAAGAAAGCTTGAATGTGATGACCTCTAGAGAGCAAGCTCAAGCTGAAAAGAATATGCTTGTGTCTTTTTCTGCCAATCTATTGGAGTCTTTTGGCTCACGAGGTTCCCACTCTGGAAGCGAGTCCACTAACAATCGTCGACATCATCCACAACTGCTAAGGCTAGAATCCAAGTCGGATGAGGATCATCTTAGTGAAAACGACATTACTGGATTGGAGAATATGAAGCGACCTGAAAGCAAATCTCGCTTCAGCAAACTTGCTTTGCAAGAGAGGGATATGGGGGATGAGGCATGGTTAGATCGTATAATATGGGAATCAGATAAAGAGTTGAGCAGGTCTCAACTAATTTTTGATCTTCAAGATGAGCAAATGGTCTTCGAAATTTTGGATAACGAGGAAACCAAAAATCTTCAACTTCATGCTGGAGCTATGATTGTATCCCGGTCTTCAAAATTCAATGATGAAAGCCTTCAGGAAGGCTGTGAATCAAACTCTGGCTGGcaatttaatatttctaatGACAAATTCTATATGAACGGGAAAAGCTCTCAGCAGCTGCAAGCAAACACTAATAAATCCGGTGTTCATAGTTTGAGAGTTTTTCATTCGGCACCAGCAATTAAATTGCAGACAATGAAGAACAGATTGAGCAA TAAAGACATAGCAAATTTTCACCGGCCCAAAGCTGTGTGGTATCCACATGACAATGAGCTAGCCATCAAGCAGCAAGGAAAGTTACCCTCCCGAGGAGGATCCATGAAAATTGTAATCAAGAGCCTGGGGGGTAAAGGAAGCAAGCTACACGTTGGAATAGAGGAATCTGTCTCTTCGTTAAAAGCGAAGGCTTCTAAAAAGctag ATTTTAAGGAAACTGAAGCAGTCAAAATGTTTTATATGGGAAAGGAACTTGAGGATGAAAACTCTCTTGCTGTACAAAATGTTCAACCAAATTCTTTGGTACATCTTGTGCGTACCAAAGTACATCTGTGGCCATTGGCACAAAAGCTGCCTGGCGAAAATAAAGCTTTGAGACCTCCTGGGGCATTCAAGAGGAAGGCTGATTTATCTACTAAAGATGGCCATGTTTTTTTGTTGGA GTATTGCGAGGAGAGGCCGTTGATGCTCAGCAATGCAGGAATGGGTGCAAATTTGTGTACATATTATCAGAAGTCATCCTCAGAGGATCAACGTGGGAACTTGTTGCGCAATCAAAGTGACACCTTAGGGAATGTGATGATTCTGGAACCTGGAGACAAATCCCCTTTCCTTGGGGAGATACAGCCTGGTTGCTGTCAGTCATCTGTTGAAACAAACATGTATAAAGCACCTGTTTTTCCGCATAGATTGCAGTCAACAGATTATTTGCTGGTCCGGTCTCCAAAAGGGAAGCTCTCTCTAAGGCGTATTGACAAGATAGCTGTTGTCGGACAACAG GAACCTCGCATGGAAGTAATGTCTCCTGGATCAAAGAATCTACAGACTTATTTGGTGAACAGGATGTTGGTTTATGTGTACCGGGAGTTTATGAAGAGCCACTCAATTGCTGCAGATGAGCTGtcctttttattttctaacttaACAGATGCAGTTGTCAGAAGGAACATGAAACTTTGTGCCGGTTTGAAG AGGGATAAAAATGGCCAGCCTTGTTGGTACAAGAGACCTGATTTTCAAGTTCCACCTGAGAATGAACTTAAAAAGCTGGTGGCACCAGAGCAT GTGTGTTCCTACGAGAGTATGTTAGCTGGGCTGTACCGGCTCAAACATTTAGGGATCACCCGGTTTACATTACCTGCCAGCATATCAGCTGCATTGACTCAGCTCCCAGACGAAGCTATTGCTCTCGCCGCTGCATCACATATTGAGAGGGAGTTGCAGATAACGCCATGGAATCTGAGCAGTAATTTTGTTGCTTGTACAAATCAG GATAGAGCAAATATAGAGCGTTTGGAAATTACTGGGGTTGGCGATCCATCTGGACGGGGTCTAGGATTCAGCTTTGTCAAAGCTGCACCAAAAGCACCAGCTGCGGCCGGGCATATGAAGAAAAAGGCAGCAGCTGGTCGTGGAGCCCCAACTGTCACTGGTACAGATGCTGATCTTCGCAGATTAAGCATGGAAGCAGCTCGAGAG GTTCTTATCAAATTCAATGTTCCTGATGAGATAATTGCTAAGCAAACTCGATGGCACCGTATAGCTATGATACGGAAGCTATCAAGTGAGCAGGCGGCATCTGGTGTTAAGGTTGACCCTACAACTATAGGCAAGTATGCCCGTGGGCAGAGAATGTCTTTCCTGCAGATGCAACAGCAGGCTCGAGAAAAGTGTCAGGAGATTTGGGATAAGCAACTTTCTTCCCTTTCTGCTTATGATGGTGATGAGAATGAAAGTGAAAATGAGGCCAACAGTGATTTGGACTCCTTTGCCGGAGATCTGGAAAACCTGCTTGATGCTGAGGAAGGTGGGGAGGGGGAAGAATCTAACATGTCTAAGAATGACAAGTTGGACGGAGTTAAGGGTCTCAAGATGAGACGAAGGCCATCTCAAGTTGAGACTGACGAAGAAATTGAAGATGAAGCTACTGAATATGCGGAGTTATGCAGATTACTGATGCAAG ATGAGgaccagaagaagaaaaagaagaagatcaaagcTGTGGGAGAAGGAATGGGGTCCTTTCCTCCTCCACGTCCCAGTATAGGTTTTCAAATTGCAGAGCCTGTAAGAAAGGCCACTTTCATTGACGAGAATCCTATCGCCACCCAACCTGATGCATCTTTCTTAGTAAATGAGAGCACCATCAGAGACACCAGAAAT TGGCAGGTTGATAGCCCTATTATTAAGACCCCCAAAGGTAAACAGGTTAAAGACAATGGCAATTCTTTGGGCCCGCTTAAGAAAGTCAAAATACTTAACGAAAATCTAAAG GTATTCAAGGAAAAGAAATCGGCCAGAGAGAATTTTGTTTGTGGAGCCTGTGGTCAG TATGGGCACATGAGAACCAATAAACACTGCCCAAGATACAGAGAAAATACAGATCCACAACCCGAAGGTGTAGATATGGAGAAGTCCGTGGGAAAACCGAGTACTTCAGAACTATCAGGTCAGGCCAAGATTAAACCTATCAAGAGCACCAAGGCTGCGCCGAAAAGTGCAATAAAAGTCACCGTAGATGCAACTCCCAAGGGAGATAGTTCCACTTACAAAACTGGGGGTCTCCCTCTGAAGTTTAGATATGGTATCCCTGCTGGAGCGATGTCAGATACACCTGGTTTAGAAGCTCCAGGAAGTTCTGAGCAAGCAGCAGTGTCGGACATAGACACTGGGACCAAGACCACATCTAAGATCAGCAAACTCAAGATTTCAAGCAAGGCAAAACCTAAAGAATCGAATGTTGAATCTGACAGACCTTTGCCTACATATAGCAGAGAGAGAGGGGAGAGCGAATCTCACAAGCCTTGCGTCTCTGGAAATCAAGCTGCCTCAAGCAGGCACACTATATCTATTCTGCAGCCATCTTCAAGCATGGATAGAGATCAAGCTGAATCTCGTAGGCCTCACCTGGTGATACGACCGCCTACAGAAAGAGAGCAGCCTCAGAAGAAACTTGTAATAAAACGTTCGAAAGAGATAACTGATCATGACATGAGTAGTCTTGAAGAGAGTCCACGGTTCGAGTCCcggaaaacaaaaagaatggcAGAACTGACGGGTTTTCAGAGGCAGCAGAGCTTCAGAGTAGCAGAGAACTCTCTAGAGCGGAGACCAAAAGAAGACAGAGTGTGGTGGGAAGAAGAGGAGATAAGCAGGAGAAGAGATTATGATGATATGAATGTAACAGAAGAACCCAACGAGATAGCTGAGATCAGGAGATACGAAGAGGTACTACGGAGTGAGAGGGAGGAAGAGGAACGACAAAAAGCgaagaataaaaagaagaaaaagaagatgcaACCCGAACTAGTAGAAGGGTATCTAGAAGATTATCCTCCTCGAAGAAACAACAACGATAGAAGAGGCCGGAACGTTAGAAGCCGGTATGTGTCCGACTTTGAAGTGAATGGTGCGGATTATGCACCTCAACCTAAAAGACGCAAAAAAGGAGAG GTTGGGCTAGCAAACATCTTGGAAACCATTGTGGACACACTAAGACTCAAAGAAGAAGTGTCAGGGCTCTTCTTGAAACCGGTTTCGAAGAAGGATGCTCCAGACTATTTTGATATAGTGAAACGCCCGATGGATCTGTCGACAATCAGGGATAAGGTACGGAAGATAGAGTACAGAAACCGCGAGCAGTTTAGACACGATGTGTGGCAGATCCAGCTCAATGCTCATCTTTATAACAACAATGGGCGTAACCCAGGGATACCGCCTTTGGCAGATCAGTTGCTGGAGATTTGTGATTACTTGTTAGAAGATTATGGAGATCAGTTAGCAGAAGCAGAGAAAGGTATTGATAGATAG